ACCCACATAAAAACAGGTAATTATCTCCAGATGGATGAAACCGTTTTAAAAGTTCATGGAGAAGATGGGAAATTAGATTCAAGCAATTCATATATCTGGGTCTCCCGTGGAGGTCCAGTAGGCTCTGAAATTGTTTTATATGAATATAATAGATCGCGTAATGCCAATTATATAAAGGATTTCACACAAGGATTCTCCGGCTTTGTCCAGTCTGATGGATATCCCGGGTACGATAAAATATTTAAAGACAATGATGATATTATTCACGTAGGCTGTTTAGCTCATGCAAGGCGTGCTTTGTACGATGCTTATGTTGCTTCTAAACAGAAAAATAAGTCTAATGTTGTAATAAATAAGATCCAAAAGATATATAACGTAGAAAAAAAACTAAGGGCTAAGAATATGACTCCAGGTGAGTTTATTGCAGACAGAAGAAAGCAGGTTGAACCTCTTTTAGAAGACCTTAAAAAATGGTTGGACAAGAAGGCTGTAAATCTTCGACCAGAAAGTAAGCTCGGAAAAGCTGTGAAATATACTCTTGGACAGTGGGATAAAATCATTAACTATCTAGATTGTGCTGAACTAACTCCAGATAATAATGCTGCGGAGAGAGTCGTAAAACCTATGGTTATGGGTAGACGTAACTTCTTATTTTCTGGAAGTCCTGAAGGAGCAGAATCTCTATGTTTTTTCTACTCTATAATTGAAACTGCTAAACTTAATGGGTTAAATCCATACGCGTATTTAAAGTGGCTTTTTGAAAATGTAGTTTTACTTTCAGAAGGTGAATCGATGGAACACCTCACCCCTTGGAATTGTGATATGGTAGAAGTTAATAAGATTATGCTTTAACTGCCCAAGAAAATGACGGATACTAAAGAAAGAAGAAACATATTCATATATTGAACAGAGGGTCCGAGATGTGTCTTCTGGGGCTAATTTATTCTCAAAAGGATCAATGAATTTAATACACGATGCTTCTAATGGTGTTATGAGGGTTATTAATAATATGGCTAGGAATGCTTTATTTAAAGCTCATCTATCAAATTCACCAATAGTAGAAAAAGAGCATGTTCAGGCTGTTCTAAGTCGCTAAACTTAGACATTAATTTTAAAGCGGGATTTCCCGCTTTATTTTTTGCTTAAATTATTTCAGAAATGACAAATGATATATGATTACGGGAAATTAGAGTATTTAAAGCTATTATTTGTAACAGATTAGTTCGGGAATTTATGCTATTTTAAATCGGGAATCAACATCATCAATCCATATAATTAGTTTTTTATCTTTAGTTTCTATTTCTTCTAATTTAGCCATAAAATAACAAAAAGAAATTAGACTGCTTTCCCCTTCACTTAAATTATATGCAACATGATCACCTCTTTTAATAACAAATCTATAATTTCCTTCACCTTCTTCATGTTCAAGTTTTAAACTATTGTGACCAAAATAATTATTTAAATATTTATTTACTTGATCTGCACCTTTTTTCTCATCTTTTGTTTGAGATTTTAACTCTTCAATCCTTCCAAGCTTTTCATTAATTTCTTGTTCGACTAATTCATATTTTTCATACAGCTCTTCATATTCTTTTTTAATTTTTCTATATAATCTTTTTCATTTTTGTAGTTTATAGAAGTGATGAAGTTATTAACTTCATTTTTTCTAAGAAGTTTACTAGCTAAATCTTGCTTTTGTGATAATGAATCTGATAAAGAATTACTTTCTGTAAATAATAAGTTAATTGATTTCTTTAACTCTGTAATTTCTTGAGTAAGATTTTTAAAAGGAAGTAATTTTGTTTCTTTAAAAGTATTAACTACTCTAGATTCTAGCTGAGATACAACTTGATTTAATTCTTGATTGTAATTTTCTATATTTTTATTTAATTGATTGTAGAGTTTTAAATACTGATCATGATATGAGCTGTATAAGAGATTAATATCAATAAGTTCATATTTTTCTAGTTTTAAATTTTCTATAATTTTTATTTGTTTTTCTAGTTCATTAATTAATAATTCTGATTCTTTACTGAAATGTGAATCTAATTTTTCCCATAAATCTGAAGGCAAATCTTGACCACAAAATGCACATGAAGTTCTTTTCTTTTTATGGTGATCAATACCATCTTTGACCCATTTTTGTAATAGCGTATCGTTTAGTAAATCTTGTATCGCTTTTGTTGGGGTTATTTTCTTGCAGAGTAATTCTTTACATTCTTTAATATTATTACTTATATCAGTATCCGAAATATTTAATAATAGTATATCTTTCTTTATGTTTTCTTTTAATAATTTCTTTTTCTCGTCTATTTCATCATCAGTTAATTTGATGTAGCTAGAATTTAATAATTCTTCTATATCATCTTTAATATTTCTTATTTGGTATGTTACCTTATTATATATCTTAGCATTTTCTTTTATTTCTTTTGCTTTTTGTTTTAAATTTGCTTCTAATTTAGATTCGTTTTGATTATATAACTTTTTTTTCTCAATATAAGCTTCATATTTAATATTTTTCTCTTCGTATAATCCTGAAGCAGGTTCTATTGTTCCTAGTTTTTTATTTAAAGATTCTATTTCTTTTTCAATTTCTTGATTTGTATCTCCTACTATAGCAAATGGTGAAATAGCTCCTTCTTCATCTATTAAGCATCTAAGATTTCTATTCACAAAATCTGAATTATATACTCTAAAATGATATTCATGATCCTCTATGTTATTTTGATTAAAGCTATTTCCATCACTAAATGTTAATTGAAACTCAGAATTCAAGTATTTTGGATGAACTTCTTTTTCTTCAAAGGAATTAAACACTCGAGATAATGTAGTTTTACCAGAATAGTTTCTTCCATAAAAAATATTTAACTTTTCGAAGTTAACTTTATTATTACCCTTATCTCTGACATGATCGTCCCAAACGAAGTTATTGTATATAGCAAAGTTTTTAATATAATCAATTTTACTTATCATTTTTATTCCTGTTTAAAATATTTTATTATGCTTTCAACTTTCTGTATACTAATAAATAATTAATTATCGTATTGAAGTATGTTTAACGCCCATTTAACCTGCCGATTCGTCACGGAGTGTTGGCGTGATTTTTGAATGGAGGGACGATTAGTCCTGGAATGGCTGAAAGCAAAAATCATGACAAAGAATCGGACTGGTTCAAATGTTTGTTATGTAGCGCCCCCAGTTTTGAAATAAGGGGTCTATAAACCCTATTTCAGAAGATTCCTGACGGAGTAAAACTTTGTTGAAGCCGTTAGGCTGAACCCTGCCTGACCGGATCATATCATGTAATTATTAAAATAACCAAAGGTAAAAGTTTTGATTTACAGTCCCCTATTTTTCCTTTTTTTATTTTTTTAATATGTTTTAAAATCTCAAATTTTTACCAGTTAGAATCTGATTATACCCCAATTTAACATTGAGTCGCAAAAGTGCCTACATAACGTCCATTTAACCTGCCGATTCGTCACGGAGTGTTGGCGTGATTTTTGAATGGAGGGACGATTAGTCCTGGAATGGCTGAAAGCAAAAATCATGACAAAGAATCGGACTGGTTCAAATGTTTGTTATGTAGCGCCCCCAGTTTTGAAATAAGGGGTCTATAAACTCTATTTCAGAAGATTTCTGACGAAGTAAAACTTTGTTGAAGCCGTTAGGCTGAACCCTGGCTGACCGGATCATATCATGTAATTATTAAAATAACCAAAGGTAAAAGTTTAGACTTACAGTCCCCTCTTTTTCCTTTTTTTATTTTTTTAATATGTTTTAAAATCTCAATTTTTTACCAGTTAGAATCTGATTATACCCCAATTTAACATTGAGTCGCAAAAGTGCCTACATAACGCCCATTTAACCTGCCGATTCGTCACGGAGTGTTGGCGTGATTTTTGAATGGAGGGACGATTAGTCCTGGAATGGCTGAAAGCAAAAATCATGACAAAGAATCGGACTGGTTCAAATGTTTGTTATGTAGCGCCCCCAGTTTTGAAATAAGGGGTCTATAAACCCTATTTCAGAAGATTCCTGACGGAGTAAAACTTTGTTGAAGCCGTTAGGCTGAACCCTGCCTGACCGGATCATATCATGTAATTATTAAAATAACCAAAGGTAAAAGTTTTGATTTACAGTCCCCTATTTTTCCTTTTTTTATTTTTTTAATATGTTTTAAAATCTCAAATTTTTACCAGTTAGAATCTGATTATACCCCAATTTAACATTGAGTCGCAAAAGTGCCTACATAACGCCCATTTAACCTGCCGATTCGTCACGGAGTGTTGGCGTGATTTTTGAATGGAGGGACGATTAGTCCTGGAATGGCTGAAAGCAAAAATCATGACAAAGAATCGGACTGGTTCAAATGTTTGTTATGTAGCGCCCCCAGTTCTAAAATAAGGGGTCTATAAACCCTATTTCAGAAGATTTCTGACGAAGTAAAACTTTGTTGAAGCCGTTAGGCTGAACCCTGCCTGACCGGATCATATCATGTAATTATTAAAATAACCAAAGGTAAAAGTGTAGACTTACAGTCCCCTATTTTTCCTTTTTTTATTTTTTTAATATGTTTTAAATCTCAATTTTTTACCAGTTAGAATCTGATTATACCCCAATTTAACATTGAGTCGCAAAAGTGCCTACATAACGCCCATTTAACCTGCCGATTCGTCACGGAGTGTTGGCGTGATTTTTGAATGGAGGGACGATTAGTCCTGGAATGGCTGAAAGCAAAAATCATGACAAAGAATCGGACTGGTTCAAATGTTTGTTATGTAGCGCCCCCAGTTCTAAAATAAGGGGTCTATAAACCCTATTTCAGAAGATTTCTGACGAAGTAAAACTTTGTTGAAGCCGTTAGGCTGAACCCTGCCTGACCGGATCATATCATGTAATTATTAAAATAACCAAAGGTAAAAGTTTAGACTTACAGTCCCCTATTTTTCCTTTTTTTGTTTTTTTAATATGTTTTAAAATCTCAATTTTTTACCAGTTAGAATCTGATTATACCCCAATTTAACATTGAGTCGCAAAAGTGCCTACATAACGTCCATTTAACCTGCCGATTCGTCACGGAGTGTTGGCGTGATTTTTGAATGGAGGGACGATTAGTCCTGGAATGGCTGAAAGCAAAAATCATGACAAAGAATCGGACTGGTTCAAATGTTTGTTATGTAGCGCCCCCAGTTTTGAAATAAGGGGTCTATAAACCCTATTTCAGAAGATTTCTGACGAAGTAAAACTTTGTTGAAGCCGTTAGGCTGAACCCTGCCTGACCGGATCATATCATGTAATTATTAAAATAACCAAAGGTAAAAGTTTAGACTTACAGTCCCCTCTTTTTCCTTTTTTTATTTTTTTAATATGTTTTAAAATCTCAATTTTTTACCAGTTAGAATCTGATTATACCCCAATTTAACATTGAGTCGCAAAAGTGCCTACATAACGTCCATTTAACTTGTTTTACGGCCGGAACGAAGTGAAGGTGTTGGCGGCTTTCTTGCTTTTTCTGCAAGAAAGATGAAAACAGTAAAATCCAGTTCAAATGTTTGTTATCTGTCGAACAGACAGCTTTTTAATATTTTTTAAGTTATTTATATATTTCTCTTAAGCTAATTATGCCTGATGAATAAAACTTTCTATCGGAATTGAGTCCTTTACAATTCCCTTTAGTAGATGCTTTTCTTTTTTCTTGTATAAACTTTCAAGTTTTATTTCCACTATTTATAGAATCAACTATTTCGTGTTGTTTATATTTTGACAATAGCAAAATATAGTCTCACTTTTTATATTTCCTTTTTGGGTTGTAAATTTAAACTGGGCTACACTTTTTATATTATAAATACTGCAGGTTAAATTCTAATATCCAACTTCTACAATTTTATCACATATTGCCACAGGGTTACCGTAGGTTTATTTCTAGTATTCAACTTCTACAATTTTATCACATATTGCCACAGGGTTACCGTAGGTTTATTTCTAGTATTCAACATCTACAATTTTATCACATATTGCTACAGGGTTACCGTAGGTTTATTTCTAATATTCAACATCTACAATTTTATGACACATTGCCACAAGGTTACCGTAGGTTAAATTCTAATATTCAACTTCTACAATTTTTTGACACATTGCTACAAGGGTCAAATAAATGTCATTTATAAATAGCAAGAGTTTGCACCTTTGCAAACTCTCCATCCCTTTTTTTCAACTATTCTTTTTGGATTTTTAAATAAATAACTTTTTTTCAATTAACTTTTTAATATGTTTAAAGAATACACCTGGTTAATTGATTTTAAAATAATCGAAATTACTCAATTTATATAGGGAAATTTCCTATTCATGTATCATGGATTTTTAATAAACAATATTCGATAAAAATTTATAGTATCTAGAGTGCAGATAACGTCCATTTAACCTGCCGATTCGTCACGGAGTGTTGGCGTGATTTTTGAATGGAGGGACGATTAGTCCTGGAATGGCTGAAAGCAAAAATCATGACAAAGAATCGGACTGGTTCAAATGTTTGTTATGTAGCGCCCCCAGTTTTGAAATAAGGGGTCTATAGACCCTATTTCAGAAGAATTCTGACGAAGTAAAACTTTGTTGAAGCCGTTAGGCTGAACCCTGCCTGACCGGATCATATCATGTAATTATTAAAATAACCAAAGATAAAAGTTTAGACTTACAGTCCCCTATTTTTCCTTTTTTTATTTTTTTAATATGTTTTAAAATCTCAATTTTTTACCAGTTAGA
Above is a genomic segment from Thiospirochaeta perfilievii containing:
- the tnpC gene encoding IS66 family transposase, which encodes MTDINKQELPEEVLKYIDSLENKVTLLEDELRLLRSKHFGKSSEKMPLQKELFEEFEETPMEEEPDEEIIVSEYKKKKPGRKPISDELPRKDIIHDISEEDKKCACGHELVKIDEVVTERIQVIPEKVYVERHIRPKYACRNCEGSGDEEKPVFRIAPAAPSLIPGSIITAGLLAYILTNKICDYLPFYRQEKRFERFGIPISRQNMSSWTIKAYKKLQILYDIMKTHIKTGNYLQMDETVLKVHGEDGKLDSSNSYIWVSRGGPVGSEIVLYEYNRSRNANYIKDFTQGFSGFVQSDGYPGYDKIFKDNDDIIHVGCLAHARRALYDAYVASKQKNKSNVVINKIQKIYNVEKKLRAKNMTPGEFIADRRKQVEPLLEDLKKWLDKKAVNLRPESKLGKAVKYTLGQWDKIINYLDCAELTPDNNAAERVVKPMVMGRRNFLFSGSPEGAESLCFFYSIIETAKLNGLNPYAYLKWLFENVVLLSEGESMEHLTPWNCDMVEVNKIML
- a CDS encoding AAA family ATPase → MKKEYEELYEKYELVEQEINEKLGRIEELKSQTKDEKKGADQVNKYLNNYFGHNSLKLEHEEGEGNYRFVIKRGDHVAYNLSEGESSLISFCYFMAKLEEIETKDKKLIIWIDDVDSRFKIA
- a CDS encoding AAA family ATPase codes for the protein MISKIDYIKNFAIYNNFVWDDHVRDKGNNKVNFEKLNIFYGRNYSGKTTLSRVFNSFEEKEVHPKYLNSEFQLTFSDGNSFNQNNIEDHEYHFRVYNSDFVNRNLRCLIDEEGAISPFAIVGDTNQEIEKEIESLNKKLGTIEPASGLYEEKNIKYEAYIEKKKLYNQNESKLEANLKQKAKEIKENAKIYNKVTYQIRNIKDDIEELLNSSYIKLTDDEIDEKKKLLKENIKKDILLLNISDTDISNNIKECKELLCKKITPTKAIQDLLNDTLLQKWVKDGIDHHKKKRTSCAFCGQDLPSDLWEKLDSHFSKESELLINELEKQIKIIENLKLEKYELIDINLLYSSYHDQYLKLYNQLNKNIENYNQELNQVVSQLESRVVNTFKETKLLPFKNLTQEITELKKSINLLFTESNSLSDSLSQKQDLASKLLRKNEVNNFITSINYKNEKDYIEKLKKNMKSCMKNMN